The Polaromonas sp. SP1 DNA window GCGCGGAGGTGATGATGGTGTGGTTGTTGGGTGACTGAAAGAGCCCGTAGCCGATGCCGCACAGCGCCATGCGCCACACAATATCCAACTGCCCTGGCTGCGCGGGCAAGAGGGCCAGCAGCACCAGCCCCAGGCAAAGCATCGCCATGCCGATGCCGCCCAACAGGCCGCCTGAATAACGGCCTATGAGCCGGCCCACCAGCGGCGACGTGACCACAATCGCCAGCGGCCAGGCTGTCAGCAGCAAGCCCGCCTCGAGGTGGCTGAAACCGTAGCTACCGAGCAGCAAAAACGGCAGGCAGATATAGGCCAGCGTTTGCGCGCAGAAGGCGCCAATCGAGGTGCCCATGGACAGCGCAAACACGGGAATGCGCAGCAAATCGAGCGGGAAAAGCGGCACGGGCATGGCCAGCTGGCGGCGCACGTAAATGACGCCAATGACGATGCCGGCGGCCAGTTCGGCCAGTGGCAACCACAGCGACGACGACGCTGCATCGCCCGGCACGGCTTCAACACGCACGCCCAGGCCGTCGACGCCCAGGAACACCAGGCCGAACATCAGCGCGTTGAGCACCACATCGACCGGCGAGAGTTTGAGGCCCTCGGCCCTGGCGGTGTTTTCAGGCAGCGTCTTGCGGCCCCACCACAGCGACATCAAACCGAAGGGCACGTTGAGCGCAAACAGCCACGGCCAGGAGCCGACCGACAGGATGCCGGCGGCAATCGACGGCCCTGCGACCGAGGCGACGGCCACCACCAGCGAGTTGATGGCGATACCACGGCCGAGCAGGTGTTTGGGGTAGATGAGCCGCACCAGCGCCGTATTGACGCTCATCAGGCCGGCCGCGCCCAGGCCTTGCAGCACACGGGCCAGCGCCAGCGTGGTCAATGAATCGGCCAGCGCGCAGAGCAATGAAGCCAGCGTGAACACCGCCATGCCGGCCAGGTAGACGCGCCGGTAGCCGATGATGTCGCCCAGCGTGGCCAGCGGCAGCAAGAGCGCCAGCGTGGCGACCTGGTAGGCGTTGATGACCCAGATGGACTGGGCGGGCGTGGCGTTCAGTTCCCGGGTGATGTCGGGCAGCGCCAGGTTGACGATGGTACCGTCAAGCACCGCCATGACGATGCCGAGGATGATGACCAGCAGCGCCCGCAAGCGCTCGGGCGCGGGCAAACCATCCTGAACAAGCATTGAGACCTTTGGTTGGGGCCGCGGCCAGGTGAGCCCCTGCCGCGTGGATTCTGATTTTAAGAGCGCCGCGCCCCACAGCGCCCGGGCCGGCGCCTTGCCCGAGCGGCATCCTTGGGCAAGCGGACGGACCAGGCCGGCGAAGGCGCCTGCCGCGTCACAGCGGCGCGGCGCGGCGACAGCGTTGCGCGCTGCGGCGCGCGTCCGTATCAGGCTTATAAGGAAGTAATAGCCTCAGCCCTTATAGAATATGGACTTATAGCTCCTGAATTGATAGCAGAAGAAGATAGCCGGACGTTTTTTTGTGTTCTTGCACCGAAGGCCGGCTCAATGCCGCTGGACAGGTGCATGTTCTGGAAAGGCTGTTCCGGCTGTTCAGGCACCTGGCATCTGGCGGTTGGGCCTGCCGAAAAGGGTTTCGAAAATGGCGTAGCGCTGACGTGACTGCGGCGCCTGCAGATCGTTGGGATCATGCAGGCGCCGCAGGCGGCAGCTTCTTGCCGCTTACTTCATGCCGAACTTGGTCTTGGCGTCGTTCTGGCAAGTGTCCTTGGCAGCGCCGGTGAGGGCGTCGCAACGCTCCTTGGCGGCCTTGTACTCGGCTTCACGCTTCTCTGCGTTGGCGTCTTTCTTGACTTCGGCTTTTTCGGCCTTGTCCTTGGCGGGATCAGCCGCGGTCTTGGCGACCTTGGCATCTTCCTTGGCCTTGACGTGGGCAGCCTTGGCGTCCTTCACACAGACGTCCTTGTCGTTGCCCTTCAGGTCGTCGCACTTCTCCTTGGCGACGTCATAGGCAGCGTCGCCTTTGGCCAGTGCCACCTTTTCGGTGTTGCGGGCGCTGGGCTTGTATTGCGACTCCAGCTCGGCCTTGGCGACCTTTTCAGCGCCCTTGGCTTCGGCCATACAAATGTCTTTGGCGTTGTCTTTCAACGTGCCGCATTTGTCCTTGCCGGCTTTGTAGTCGGCCGAAATACGGTCGCCCTGGGCTTTGTATTCTTCCTTGGTCAGGGCCATGGCCTGGCCGGCAAAAGCGCAAGACATGACGGCGGTCAGCATCAGGAGTTTGGTTTTCATGGATTTTCCTTTGGGTGAGTTGAAGTTGGAGTGGTTATGGATTTGGTTTGCGTTGGCTTGCGTGGTGCAAAGCCTCAATAGCGCTCGAAGAAGTCGGTCGGGTTGCGATCCTTCCAGGCTGCAACCTGTTTCTCGGCTTCTTCCTGGCTGAGGCCGTGGCGCTCCTGGATGCGGCCCAGCAGCTGGTCGCGCTTGCCGGCAATGACGTCGAGGTCGTCGTCGGTGAGCTTGCCCCACTGCTCTTTGACCTTGCCTTTGAATTGAAGCCAATTACCTTCTATGCGGTCCTGGTTCATGGTGTCCTCCTGAACGTCAGTTGATGAAGTTGATGAATCGCCCGTGGCACTTGACGTGGGCTCTCGGGCGGCATGGGTTAAACCATACGTTCGATATTTCCTGCACACCGTAGGCCCCTGTATTTGATGGGCGTAGGCACATGCTTACAGCCTTGGTGCGCTAGCGGACAGAGGCGGACAGGCGTAAAAACGACGGCAATCTGTAACGGAATTCCTGCAAGCGGATCCAACTAGTTGCATAGCTAATTAATTCCTGATACGATGGCTTCCATGTTTGACCACTGCCTTTATTTCAATACCACCGCCCTGGCCCGCCTGGTCGACAAAGAGTGGACGCTGGCCTTCAAGCCGTTTGGTGTGACGCCGTCGCAAGGCTTCATGCTGCGCCTGGTATTGAAGCAACCGGGCATGCCGCAGCACGAGATCGCCGACGAGCTGACGATCTCGCGACCGACCGCCACACGGCTGCTGGACGGCCTGCAGGCGCTGGGCCTGGTCGAGCGCCGCAGCCTTGAAAGCGACGGCCGGCACTGGGCCGTCTTCCCGACGGCTGAAGCCGAAGCCATGCACACCGCCATCAACAAAGCCAGCGGCGACGTCACGCGCCGAATCCAGCAACAAATCGGAAAGGAGAACTTCGATGAGACCGTAGCCCGCGTCAGGAGCGTGTCTTCCGCCCTGAAATGAACCACTTTTCATTTGTCCTTTTTTTTACCCATATAGTTGCATAGCTAACTATATTTTTCAATATCACCTGTCATTCACTGGAGAAACTTCATGCCTATCCTCAACGTCAAAGTCAGCCAACCCGCCAGCGCCGAGCTGACCCACAACATCGCCGAAACCCTGCTGGAGCTGACCACGCGCATCCTGCGCAAAAAGCGCGAACTCACCGCGATCGCGATCGACTTCGTGCCGCCCGAGCACTGGATCGTGGGCGGCAGCACGCTGGCCAGCCAGGGCAAGAACAGCTTTTATTTCGACATCAAGGTAGTGGACGGCACCAACACCAAAGACGAGAAAGCGCAGTACGTAGCCGAGGCCTTTGCCGCCTTCAGCAAGCTGCTGGGCAATGTGCACGAAGAAAGTTATATCTATGTGCACGACGTGCGCGCCGAGGCCTACGGCTTTGGCGGCCTGACGCAGGAATACCGCTACATCAAGGCCAAGGCCTGAGAACCGGACAGCTCGTTGCGCTTACTTCGACCGCAGCGTGCGGCTGAGCAGCGCGACGGGCAGCAGGCCCACCAGCACCAGCGCCAGCGCAGGCAAGGCGGCCTCCCCGAGGCGCTCGTCGCGCGCGAGCTGGTAGGTGATGACGGCCAGGGTGTCGCTGTTGAAGGGCCGCAGCACCAGCGTGGCGGGCAGCTCTTTCATCACATCGACAAACACCAGAAGGCCCGCCGCTGCCACCGAACGCTTGAGCAGCGGCCAGTGCACGCGGCTCAAGATGCCAAAGCCGGGGGTGCCCAGCATGCGCGCGCTGTCGTCAAAGCTGGCGGGGATGCGCGAGTAGCCGCTTTGCAGGCTTTGCAAGGCCACGGCGCTGAAGCGGACCAGGTAGGCCCAGACCACGCCAAGGATGGTGGCCGTGACCCAGTAGCCCGCGCTGGTCTGCGGCGCTGCGGCCTGCAGCCAGCCCACGGGCAGCAAAAGGCCGACCACGATCACCGCGCCGGGCACGGCGTAACCCAGGCCGGCCAGTTGCACGGCCGCGCGGGTCAGCAGGCCAGGCTGGCGGCGCACCGCAAAGGCCAGGCCCACAGCCAGTGCGGTGGCCAGCAGCGCGCTCAAGCCCGCCAGACCGATGCTGTTGAGTGTCCAGCCGATGAATTTATCCCACAGCAGGTTGTCCCAGTCCAGCACCAGCGGGCGCAGCATGAAAAGCACCGGCAGCACAAAACCCAGCGCAATCGGCACAGCGCACACCCCCCAAGCCGACACGGCGCGCCAGCCGCGCAGTTGCACGGGGGCGGCATCTTGCGCGCCGGCACGGGCGCCACGGCCGGTGGCAAAGCGCATGCGCTTTTGCGCGCTGTGCTCTATCCACAACAGCAGCGCGACGAAAAACAGCAGCACGGTGGCCAGCTGCGCGGCGGCGATGCGGTTGTCCATCGACAGCCACGCCTTGTAGATGCCGGCGGTGAAGGTCTGGATGCCGAAGTAGCTGGAAACCCCGAAGTCGGCCAGCGTTTCCATCAAGGCCAGCGCCACACCGGCCGCCACAGCCGGCCGGGCCAGCGGCAACGCTACGCCGCGGATGCGGCGCGACAGCGGCGCGCCCAGCAGGCGTGCGGCTTCCATCAAATGCACGGCGCGTTCTGACAAAGCCGTGCGCGCCAGCAAATACACATACGGGTAGAGCGCGACCGTAAAGACCAGCACCGCGCCGCCCAGGCTGCGCACTTCGGGCAGCAGCCGGCCCTGCAGGCCGAAGCTGGCGCGCAGCCAGGTTTGCAGCGGGCCGGCGTATTGCAGGAAGTCGGTGTACGCGTAGGCCAGCACATAAGCCGGCATGGCCAGCGGCAGCAGCAAGGCCCACTCAAACACCCGGCGCCCCGGAAAGTCGAACAAGGTGACCATGCTGGCGGTGGCCATGCCCACCACGGCCACGCCAAAGGCCACGCACAGACAAAGCAGCAGCGACGTCCGGGTGTAGTCGGGCAGCACGGTTTGCAGCATCTGCAGCAGGATGGATTGCGCCTCGCTGTTGAACTGCAGCCAGGACAAGGCCACGGCCAGCACCGGCAGCGTCAGCAGCCCGACCAGCAAAAAAAGCACAACAGGAGGGAAATATCGGCGAAACATGGGGCCCCGGAAAGCCTGGGAACAGGTTCTTAACAAAAGGCCTCTCGCGGGAAGGAGCCCTGCCCCCGCCTGCGTTCGCCATGGTCTTGCAGTCAGTCACTGCAAATGAGAATTGTAAGCATCTACAATCATTTGCATGTTTCTGGATATCTCCCAGCTGGGCGTGCACTACGCCGGCCGCACCAAGCCCGCCGTGGACGGCGTGTCGTTCAGCCTCCAGGCGGGGGAAATCGGGGTCCTGATCGGGCCGTCGGGCTGCGGCAAAACCACCTTGTTGCGTGCGGTTGCCGGCCTGGAACGCGCCAACGGCGGCAGCATCAGGCTGGCGCAGGACGTCGTGAGCAGCGCCGCCCTGCATGTGCCCGCCGAATCACGCCGCATCGGCATGGTGTTTCAGGACTACGCGCTGTTTCCGCACCTTGATGCAGCGCACAACGTTGCTTTCGGCCTTACCCATCTGCCGCCCGTTCAGCGCGACCAGCGCGTCGGCGAAGTGCTGGAACTGGTCGGCCTGGGCAATGTCCACAAGCGCTTTCCGCATGAGCTTTCAGGCGGCCAGCAACAACGTGTGGCGCTGGCGCGCGCGCTGGCGCCGCAGCCGCGATTGCTGCTGCTGGACGAGCCCTTTTCAAACCTGGACGTAGACCTGCGCGAGCGGCTGGCGCATGAAGTGCGCGGCATCCTGAAGGCAGCCGGCGCGACGGCGCTGTTTGTCACGCACGACCAGCTGGAGGCCTTTGCCATCGGCGACCGCATCGGCGTGATGCACCAGGGCCGGCTGCACCAATGGGACGAGGCCTACGCGCTCTATCACCGCCCCGCCACGCGTTTTGTGGCCGACTTCATCGGCCATGGCGTGTTTATGCCCGCGCATATCGAGCAGCATGGCGCCGATGTGGTGGTGCACACCGCGCTGGGTGACCTGACCGACATGCTTGAATGCCCCCTGCCGGGCGCGTATGCCGGCGGCCTGTGCGATGTGCTGCTGCGCGCCGATGACATCGTGCATGACGACAACGCACCGGTCAAAGCGCAAATCGTGCGCAAGGCGTTCCGCGGCTCGGAGTTTTTGTACACCCTCAAGCTGAAGACGGGCGAGACGGTGATGGCGCACGTGCCTTCGCACCACAACCACGCGCTGGGCGAATGGATAGGGATTCGCGCCGAGGTCGACCATGTGGTGACTTTTCCGCGTGAAGCCGGCGCGGCAGAAGCTACGGCGCCGGCCTGAGCTTTCAGCGGCTTGAGCCCTGCGTCTGCCTCAGGCGCTCAATGTCTTCCCGCAGGGTTCCTGCCCACGCCCGCCGTGTCTGGCCTTGCGGCGCCTGCGCCTCACCAAAGGTGACAACCGCCTTGAGCGGCGGCGCCGTCAGGGTGCGCCAGATCGAACCGACCAGCGTCTCATCGTCCACATAGCTGGGCGCAAAACTGGTCTCACCGCTGGCGGCGTCAATAAACTTCAACGCCACCGGCTGCACCGGCACTGACGCCTCGATGGCGGCCTGGATGAGGTTGGCGTGAAAGTGTTTGAGGGTGATGCCATCACCCGTGGTGCCTTCGGGAAACACGGCCAGGATGTCGCCCGCGCGCAGGCTGTCCGCCATTTGCGTGACGACGCGATGGGCGTCGCGCCGCGACTCGCGCTCGATATACAGCGTGCCGGCGCCGTCGGCCAGCGTTCGCACAAAAGGCCAGCTCCTCACGTCGGCCTTGGAGACAAAACGGCAATGGCGCGCCGCATGCATCACCAGGATGTCGAGCCACGAAATATGGTTGGCCACCAGCAGCACCGGGCCGGCGACGGGGCGCGTGCCCCTGACCACCAGCTCAATGCCGACGATGCGCAGCATGGCCTCGGCCCACACCTGCACGCGCGCCTCCTGCTCGGCCTGCGGCAGCTTGGGGAACAGCGTCCTGATGGTCCAGAAGCCCTGCACGGCGTGCACGACCGCACGCAGCAAGGTCCAGCAAAAACGAAGCCACCTCATGGGAGAACGGACACGTCAGTGCGAAGCTTCAGGGGCTTCATAGGCAAGTTGCCCGCCCACGATGGTCCAGCGCACGCGGGCCGGCATCTGGTGGCCGGAGAACGGCGTGTGCTTGCCCTGGCTGCGCAAGGCGGCGGGCTCGACCGTCCACTCACCGGCCGGGTCAAACACGCAGATATCGGCCACACCGCCCTTGACGAGCTGGCCCGCGCTGGCTTGCAAGGTTCCGAGCGCGTTACCCAGCACCCGAGCTGGTTCGCTGGTGAGCACGGCCAGCGCACGCTGCAAACCGGCTTCACTGTCAGCGCCCCATTTGCAGGCCAGGCCCAGCAGCAACTCAAGCCCCGTGGCGCCTGGCTCAGCCTCGGCAAAAGGCAAGGTCTTGGCGTCTTCGTCGACAGGCGTATGGTCTGAGACCAAGGCGTCGATGGTGCCGTCGGCCAGGCCCTGGCGGATGGCGTCGCGGTCGCGCTGCTGGCGCAGCGGCGGGTCCAGCCGCATGCGGCTGTCGAAGTAGCCGATGTCAACGTCGGTCAGGTGCAGGCTGTTGATGCTGACATCGCAGGTCACGGCCAGGCCCTCGGCCTTGGCCTTGGCGACCAGCGCCACGCCCGCGGCGCTGCTGATGCGGCACAGGTGCACGCGCGCGCCCGTGGCCCGCACCAGTTCGAAGATGGTGTGCAGTGCGATGGTTTCGGCGGCGACGGAGACGCCGCTCAAACCCAGGCGTGTGGCCAGCGCGCCGCTGGCGGCGACGCCGCTGCCCAGGTACATCTCTTGCGGGCGCAGCCAGACGGTGTAGCCGAAGGTGGAGGCGTATTGCAGGGCGCGCATCATGACCTGCGTATTGGCCAGCGGCACCTCAGCCTGGCTGAAGCCCACGCAACCCGATTCCGTCAATTCAACCATCTCGGTCAGCGTCTCGCCCTTGAGCGCACGTGTGAGTGCCCCCAGCGGGAACACACGCGACTGGTGCAGCTTTTCAGCGCGGAACTTGAGCATCTCGACCAGGCCGGGCTCGTCGAGCACCGGGTCGGTGTCGGGCGGGCAGACCAGGCTGGTCACGCCGCCGGCAACAGCTGCTGCGAGTTCGCTTTCGAGCATGCCCTCATGTTCATGGCCGGGCTCCCGCAGGCGGGCGGACAAGTCGATCAGGCCAGGCGCGACGATGCAGCCGGTGGCATCCATCGTTTTGTTGGGTGCGAAATCGGCGGGGGTACTTTTGAGCGAGACGATGCGGCCCGCGGCAATCGCCACATCACAGACTTCGTCGAATTTGGAGGCGGGGTCAATGACGCGGCCGTTTTTGATGAGTATCTTCATGCTTCGTTTCCTGCAACTATGCTCATGACCGCCATGCGGACCGCGATGCCGAAAGTCACTTGCGGCAGGATCACGCTCTGCGTGCCGTCGACCACGGCGGAGTCAATTTCAACCCCGCGGTTGATGGGCCCGGGGTGCATGACGATGGCGTCGGGTTTGGCCAGTTGCAGCTTTTCTGTGGTGAGGCCGAAGCTCTTGAAGAACTCCTGGCTGCTGGGCAGCAGCGCGCCGGACATGCGTTCGTTCTGCAGCCTGAGCATGATGATCACGTCGGCGCCCTTGATGCCTTCTTCGAGCGTGTTGCAGACGCGCACGCCCATCTGCGCCATGTCGGCGGGCACCAGCGTCTTGGGGCCGACCACGCGCACTTCGGGGCAGCCCAGCGTGGTGAGCGCATGGATGTCGGAGCGCGCCACGCGGGAGTGCAGCACGTCGCCGACGATGGCAACAGTGAGTTTGCTGAAGTCTTTCTTGTAGTGCCGGATGGTGTACATGTCGAGCAGTCCTTGCGTGGGATGCGCATGGCGGCCGTCGCCGGCGTTGATGACATGCACGTGGGGCGCGACGTGTTGGGCGATCAGGTAGGGCGCGCCCGATTCGCTGTGGCGCACGACGAAGAGGTCGGCGGCCATGGCGCTCAGGTTGGCGATGGTGTCGAGCAGCGACTCGCCCTTGGAGGCAGACGAGCGCGCGATGTCCAGGTTGATGACATCGGCCGAGAGCCGCGTGGCGGCGATCTCGAAGGTGGTGCGGGTGCGGGTGGAGTTTTCAAAGAAGAGGTTGAAGACGCTCTTGCCGCGCAGCAGCGGGACTTTTTTGACTTCGCGGTTGTTGACGCTGACGAAGTTGGCGGCGGTGTCGAGGATCTGCGTCAGCGTGGCCTTGGGCAGGCCTTCAATCGACAGCAGGTGGATCAGCTCGCCGTTTTTGTTGAGTTGCGGATTTCGTCGGTACAGCATGTGATGGACTCCTTGGGGTCTCTTGGTTTTTTGATGTGGCCTGAAGCTGCACTCAGCCCTGGACCTGGAAGCTGAACTTGCCGTCTTCCGCACGGGCCAACTCAAGCGATTGGGAGGCGGGCAAGGCCACGCGCGCCACGGCCAGGTCGGGCTGCACGGGCAGCTCGCGCCCGCCCCGGTCGACCAGCACGACCAGCTTGACGCTGGCGGGCCGGCCGTAGTCGAACAGTTCGTTGAGCACCGCGCGGATGGTGCGCCCCGTGTAGAGCACGTCGTCGACCACCACCAGGTGCGCGCCGTTCACGTCAAAGGGCAGAAGGGTCTGGCCGCTGGAGGAAAGGCCGCGCTGGGAGAAATCGTCGCGGTGCATGGAGGACGACAGCACGCCGGCCTCGCCCTCCAGGCCCAGGTCTTTTTGCAGGCGCTGCGCCAGCCAGGCGCCGCCAGAGGCCACACCGACCAGCCTGGGCGGCAGGGGATACGACGCCAGTTGCTGGCGCATGCCGCGCAGCAGGTCGCTGTACAGCGCCTCGGCGT harbors:
- a CDS encoding MFS transporter; this encodes MLVQDGLPAPERLRALLVIILGIVMAVLDGTIVNLALPDITRELNATPAQSIWVINAYQVATLALLLPLATLGDIIGYRRVYLAGMAVFTLASLLCALADSLTTLALARVLQGLGAAGLMSVNTALVRLIYPKHLLGRGIAINSLVVAVASVAGPSIAAGILSVGSWPWLFALNVPFGLMSLWWGRKTLPENTARAEGLKLSPVDVVLNALMFGLVFLGVDGLGVRVEAVPGDAASSSLWLPLAELAAGIVIGVIYVRRQLAMPVPLFPLDLLRIPVFALSMGTSIGAFCAQTLAYICLPFLLLGSYGFSHLEAGLLLTAWPLAIVVTSPLVGRLIGRYSGGLLGGIGMAMLCLGLVLLALLPAQPGQLDIVWRMALCGIGYGLFQSPNNHTIITSAPAHRSGGASGMLGTARLTGQTLGAVLLAMIFAVADPHHGQGSLVALWIAAGFAALAGICSALRLRR
- a CDS encoding CsbD family protein — protein: MNQDRIEGNWLQFKGKVKEQWGKLTDDDLDVIAGKRDQLLGRIQERHGLSQEEAEKQVAAWKDRNPTDFFERY
- a CDS encoding MarR family winged helix-turn-helix transcriptional regulator, coding for MFDHCLYFNTTALARLVDKEWTLAFKPFGVTPSQGFMLRLVLKQPGMPQHEIADELTISRPTATRLLDGLQALGLVERRSLESDGRHWAVFPTAEAEAMHTAINKASGDVTRRIQQQIGKENFDETVARVRSVSSALK
- a CDS encoding 4-oxalocrotonate tautomerase family protein, producing the protein MPILNVKVSQPASAELTHNIAETLLELTTRILRKKRELTAIAIDFVPPEHWIVGGSTLASQGKNSFYFDIKVVDGTNTKDEKAQYVAEAFAAFSKLLGNVHEESYIYVHDVRAEAYGFGGLTQEYRYIKAKA
- a CDS encoding iron ABC transporter permease, producing the protein MFRRYFPPVVLFLLVGLLTLPVLAVALSWLQFNSEAQSILLQMLQTVLPDYTRTSLLLCLCVAFGVAVVGMATASMVTLFDFPGRRVFEWALLLPLAMPAYVLAYAYTDFLQYAGPLQTWLRASFGLQGRLLPEVRSLGGAVLVFTVALYPYVYLLARTALSERAVHLMEAARLLGAPLSRRIRGVALPLARPAVAAGVALALMETLADFGVSSYFGIQTFTAGIYKAWLSMDNRIAAAQLATVLLFFVALLLWIEHSAQKRMRFATGRGARAGAQDAAPVQLRGWRAVSAWGVCAVPIALGFVLPVLFMLRPLVLDWDNLLWDKFIGWTLNSIGLAGLSALLATALAVGLAFAVRRQPGLLTRAAVQLAGLGYAVPGAVIVVGLLLPVGWLQAAAPQTSAGYWVTATILGVVWAYLVRFSAVALQSLQSGYSRIPASFDDSARMLGTPGFGILSRVHWPLLKRSVAAAGLLVFVDVMKELPATLVLRPFNSDTLAVITYQLARDERLGEAALPALALVLVGLLPVALLSRTLRSK
- a CDS encoding ABC transporter ATP-binding protein — protein: MFLDISQLGVHYAGRTKPAVDGVSFSLQAGEIGVLIGPSGCGKTTLLRAVAGLERANGGSIRLAQDVVSSAALHVPAESRRIGMVFQDYALFPHLDAAHNVAFGLTHLPPVQRDQRVGEVLELVGLGNVHKRFPHELSGGQQQRVALARALAPQPRLLLLDEPFSNLDVDLRERLAHEVRGILKAAGATALFVTHDQLEAFAIGDRIGVMHQGRLHQWDEAYALYHRPATRFVADFIGHGVFMPAHIEQHGADVVVHTALGDLTDMLECPLPGAYAGGLCDVLLRADDIVHDDNAPVKAQIVRKAFRGSEFLYTLKLKTGETVMAHVPSHHNHALGEWIGIRAEVDHVVTFPREAGAAEATAPA
- a CDS encoding 1-acyl-sn-glycerol-3-phosphate acyltransferase codes for the protein MRWLRFCWTLLRAVVHAVQGFWTIRTLFPKLPQAEQEARVQVWAEAMLRIVGIELVVRGTRPVAGPVLLVANHISWLDILVMHAARHCRFVSKADVRSWPFVRTLADGAGTLYIERESRRDAHRVVTQMADSLRAGDILAVFPEGTTGDGITLKHFHANLIQAAIEASVPVQPVALKFIDAASGETSFAPSYVDDETLVGSIWRTLTAPPLKAVVTFGEAQAPQGQTRRAWAGTLREDIERLRQTQGSSR
- a CDS encoding dihydroorotase, which translates into the protein MKILIKNGRVIDPASKFDEVCDVAIAAGRIVSLKSTPADFAPNKTMDATGCIVAPGLIDLSARLREPGHEHEGMLESELAAAVAGGVTSLVCPPDTDPVLDEPGLVEMLKFRAEKLHQSRVFPLGALTRALKGETLTEMVELTESGCVGFSQAEVPLANTQVMMRALQYASTFGYTVWLRPQEMYLGSGVAASGALATRLGLSGVSVAAETIALHTIFELVRATGARVHLCRISSAAGVALVAKAKAEGLAVTCDVSINSLHLTDVDIGYFDSRMRLDPPLRQQRDRDAIRQGLADGTIDALVSDHTPVDEDAKTLPFAEAEPGATGLELLLGLACKWGADSEAGLQRALAVLTSEPARVLGNALGTLQASAGQLVKGGVADICVFDPAGEWTVEPAALRSQGKHTPFSGHQMPARVRWTIVGGQLAYEAPEASH
- a CDS encoding aspartate carbamoyltransferase catalytic subunit, whose translation is MLYRRNPQLNKNGELIHLLSIEGLPKATLTQILDTAANFVSVNNREVKKVPLLRGKSVFNLFFENSTRTRTTFEIAATRLSADVINLDIARSSASKGESLLDTIANLSAMAADLFVVRHSESGAPYLIAQHVAPHVHVINAGDGRHAHPTQGLLDMYTIRHYKKDFSKLTVAIVGDVLHSRVARSDIHALTTLGCPEVRVVGPKTLVPADMAQMGVRVCNTLEEGIKGADVIIMLRLQNERMSGALLPSSQEFFKSFGLTTEKLQLAKPDAIVMHPGPINRGVEIDSAVVDGTQSVILPQVTFGIAVRMAVMSIVAGNEA
- the pyrR gene encoding bifunctional pyr operon transcriptional regulator/uracil phosphoribosyltransferase PyrR; translated protein: MSSLTLDAEALYSDLLRGMRQQLASYPLPPRLVGVASGGAWLAQRLQKDLGLEGEAGVLSSSMHRDDFSQRGLSSSGQTLLPFDVNGAHLVVVDDVLYTGRTIRAVLNELFDYGRPASVKLVVLVDRGGRELPVQPDLAVARVALPASQSLELARAEDGKFSFQVQG